A genomic region of Oncorhynchus mykiss isolate Arlee chromosome 2, USDA_OmykA_1.1, whole genome shotgun sequence contains the following coding sequences:
- the LOC110534384 gene encoding tyrosine-protein kinase STYK1-like, which produces MSSMSEADSRCKPGDTICNISVYEQEVIIVPILLLGSFLVVLVFIILLRYCPEKVDNIRPQNTVATSRSQRSRRQLHGIDAPLGINPLEHETIALDAPSYSTFSPTHSHPSSNCLSFSVRTPSLPPIPPPKTFTPSSPSSPPPQSFTPSFTPMVQPRELPRQRLPESFNLVASLPAAFSLRSDKAVSLYRARMDNRNAVLRVLNDSASATERHNFLCFASFLSQLGPHPFLPELLGVVSLRVPLVTVVEELENRDLLSFLWRCRQDGVGGDPPCEITERRMFTMAKQVASALEFLHSRDLLHGNVRAHSVLVSRELTAKLWGLGGVYTRNTQGATQTEVPGMKKWQAPELLARRPANHSSDVWSFGILLFEMATLGDAPFSDISVNELLQFHQRGKTLRKPANCSNSLYSIIKACCQWKEQDRATLAEVDRKLQSGEKSANDKVLKVTEPINIEQYLQEAGYGESNSYTVF; this is translated from the exons ATGTCTTCAATGTCAGAAGCAGACTCCCGCTGTAAACCGGGAGACACCATCTGTA ATATTAGTGTGTACGAGCAAGAAGTGATCATCGTGCCCATCCTCCTATTGGGTAGCTTCCTGGTCGTGCTGGTCTTCATCATCCTGCTACGGTACTGTCCTGAGAAGGTGGACAACATTCGACCACAGAACACTGTGGCCACGTCCAGATCACAGCGCTCCAGGAGACAACTGCACGGCATtgatg CTCCCCTGGGTATCAACCCCCTGGAACATGAGACTATTGCTCTCGATGCCCCCTCCTACTCTACCTTCTCCCCAACTCACTCCCACCCCTCCTCAaactgtctctccttctctgtgaggactccctctctcccccctatcccCCCACCCAAGACCTTTACCCCATCCTCCCCGTCCAGCCCCCCACCCCAGTCCTTCACACCTTCCTTCACCCCTATGGTCCAGCCCAGGGAGCTGCCTCGCCAGAGGCTGCCAGAGTCCTTCAACCTAGTGGCCTCGCTGCCCGCAGCCTTCTCCCTACGCTCTGACAaggctgtctctctctacagggcCCGCATGGACAACAGGAACGCTGTGCTCCGAGTGCTCAACg aCTCTGCGAGCGCCACAGAGAGGCACAACTTCCTGTGCTTTGCTTCCTTCTTGTCCCAGCTGGGGCCACACCCCTTCCTGCCGGAGCTCTTGGGCGTGGTCTCTCTGCGTGTGCCCCTAGTTACCGTTGTTGAGGAGCTAGAGAACAGAGATCTGCTCAGCTTCCTGTGGCGGTGCAGACAG GATGGTGTGGGCGGGGACCCTCCATGTGAGATCACAGAGAGACGTATGTTTACCATGGCCAAACAGGTAGCCTCTGCTCTG GAGTTCCTCCACAGCCGAGACCTTCTTCATGGCAACGTCCGTGCTCACAGCGTACTGGTCAGCCGGGAGCTGACGGCCAAGCTGTGGGGACTGGGCGGGGTCTACACCAGGAATACCCAGGGAGCTACTCAGACTGAAGTTCCTGGCATGAAGAAATGGCAGGCCCCCGAGCTATTGGCTAGGAGGCCTGCCAATCATAGCAGTGACGT CTGGTCGTTTGGCATCTTGTTGTTTGAAATGGCAACCTTGG gtgATGCTCCGTTTTCAGATATCTCCGTCAACGAGCTTCTACAGTTTCACCAGAGAGGGAAAACACTGAGAAAGCCAGCCAACTGCTCCAACTCACT GTACTCCATCATCAAGGCCTGCTGCCAATGGAAGGAGCAGGATCGCGCCACATTGGCTGAGGTTGACCGCAAGCTCCAATCAGGAGAGAAGAGTGCCAACGACAAAGTCCTCAAGGTGACTGAGCCAATCAACATCGAGCAGTACCTGCAAGAGGCTGGATATGGGGAGTCCAACAGCTACACTGTTTTCTGA
- the gstk1 gene encoding glutathione S-transferase kappa 1 isoform X2: MCRYRNVWNIDLKLRPAFLGGIMQGSGNKPPGLVPNKFLYMTTDLHRLAQYFQVPISPPADPFEAMFEKGSLSAMRFVAAVQEREVGGDKQVEQVSRELWMRIWSQDKDITQPASLSEAAMKAGLSACEVEELLKLSTSKEIKDKLKRSTQEALDHRAFGFPLAVCHVNGKAEVFFGSDRFELIAHCIGEKWMGPQPAAAKL; the protein is encoded by the exons ATGTGCcgttacagaaatgtttggaaCATTGACCTTAAACTACGTCCTGCGTTCTTGGGTGGCATCATGCAAGGATCAG GTAATAAGCCCCCAGGTCTGGTCCCAAACAAGTTCCTGTATATGACCACAGACCTGCACCGTCTAGCCCAGTACTTCCAGGTCCCCATCAGTCCCCCTGCTGACCCCTTTGAGGCCATGTTTGAAAAag GCTCGCTGTCTGCCATGCGCTTTGTGGCGGCGGTacaggagagggaggtgggaggagaTAAGCAGGTAGAGCAGGTGTCACGGGAGCTGTGGATGAGGATCTGGAGCCAAGACAAAGACATTACCCAGCCTGCATCACTCTCTGAG GCAGCCATGAAGGCGGGGCTCTCAGCCTGTGAGGTGGAAGAGCTGCTGAAACTGTCCACCTCTAAGGAAATCAAAGACAAGCTGAAGAGATCCACCCAGGAAGCACTGGACCATAGG GCCTTTGGTTTTCCTCTGGCTGTGTGTCATGTGAATGGAAAGGCGGAGGTGTTCTTTGGCTCTGACCGGTTTGAGCTCATTGCCCACTGCATAG GAGAGAAGTGGATGGGACCCCAGCCTGCTGCTGCCAAACTGTGA
- the gstk1 gene encoding Glutathione S-transferase kappa 1 (The RefSeq protein has 1 substitution compared to this genomic sequence): MASSRKVIELFYDVVSPYSWLGFEVMCRYRNVWNIDLKLRPAFLGGVMQGSGNKPPGLVPNKFLYMTTDLHRLAQYFQVPISPPADPFEAMFEKGSLSAMRFVAAVQEREVGGDKQVEQVSRELWMRIWSQDKDITQPASLSEAAMKAGLSACEVEELLKLSTSKEIKDKLKRSTQEALDHRAFGFPLAVCHVNGKAEVFFGSDRFELIAHCIGEKWMGPQPAAAKL; this comes from the exons ATGGCAAGTTCTAGGAAAGTGATTGAACTGTTTTATGACGTGGTCTCTCCCTACTCATGGCTTGGCTTTGAG GTCATGTGCcgttacagaaatgtttggaaCATTGACCTTAAACTACGTCCTGCGTTCTTGGGTGGCATCATGCAAGGATCAG GTAATAAGCCCCCAGGTCTGGTCCCAAACAAGTTCCTGTATATGACCACAGACCTGCACCGTCTAGCCCAGTACTTCCAGGTCCCCATCAGTCCCCCTGCTGACCCCTTTGAGGCCATGTTTGAAAAag GCTCGCTGTCTGCCATGCGCTTTGTGGCGGCGGTacaggagagggaggtgggaggagaTAAGCAGGTAGAGCAGGTGTCACGGGAGCTGTGGATGAGGATCTGGAGCCAAGACAAAGACATTACCCAGCCTGCATCACTCTCTGAG GCAGCCATGAAGGCGGGGCTCTCAGCCTGTGAGGTGGAAGAGCTGCTGAAACTGTCCACCTCTAAGGAAATCAAAGACAAGCTGAAGAGATCCACCCAGGAAGCACTGGACCATAGG GCCTTTGGTTTTCCTCTGGCTGTGTGTCATGTGAATGGAAAGGCGGAGGTGTTCTTTGGCTCTGACCGGTTTGAGCTCATTGCCCACTGCATAG GAGAGAAGTGGATGGGACCCCAGCCTGCTGCTGCCAAACTGTGA
- the gstk1 gene encoding glutathione S-transferase kappa 1 isoform X1 codes for MASSRKVIELFYDVVSPYSWLGFEVMCRYRNVWNIDLKLRPAFLGGIMQGSGNKPPGLVPNKFLYMTTDLHRLAQYFQVPISPPADPFEAMFEKGSLSAMRFVAAVQEREVGGDKQVEQVSRELWMRIWSQDKDITQPASLSEAAMKAGLSACEVEELLKLSTSKEIKDKLKRSTQEALDHRAFGFPLAVCHVNGKAEVFFGSDRFELIAHCIGEKWMGPQPAAAKL; via the exons ATGGCAAGTTCTAGGAAAGTGATTGAACTGTTTTATGACGTGGTCTCTCCCTACTCATGGCTTGGCTTTGAG GTCATGTGCcgttacagaaatgtttggaaCATTGACCTTAAACTACGTCCTGCGTTCTTGGGTGGCATCATGCAAGGATCAG GTAATAAGCCCCCAGGTCTGGTCCCAAACAAGTTCCTGTATATGACCACAGACCTGCACCGTCTAGCCCAGTACTTCCAGGTCCCCATCAGTCCCCCTGCTGACCCCTTTGAGGCCATGTTTGAAAAag GCTCGCTGTCTGCCATGCGCTTTGTGGCGGCGGTacaggagagggaggtgggaggagaTAAGCAGGTAGAGCAGGTGTCACGGGAGCTGTGGATGAGGATCTGGAGCCAAGACAAAGACATTACCCAGCCTGCATCACTCTCTGAG GCAGCCATGAAGGCGGGGCTCTCAGCCTGTGAGGTGGAAGAGCTGCTGAAACTGTCCACCTCTAAGGAAATCAAAGACAAGCTGAAGAGATCCACCCAGGAAGCACTGGACCATAGG GCCTTTGGTTTTCCTCTGGCTGTGTGTCATGTGAATGGAAAGGCGGAGGTGTTCTTTGGCTCTGACCGGTTTGAGCTCATTGCCCACTGCATAG GAGAGAAGTGGATGGGACCCCAGCCTGCTGCTGCCAAACTGTGA